In Acidimicrobiia bacterium, the following proteins share a genomic window:
- the mraY gene encoding phospho-N-acetylmuramoyl-pentapeptide-transferase produces MTSLLIAAGTAFTIAVLGTPLLIRLLRARGIGQLIRDDGPFRHPHAAKAGTPTMGGIALVGAALIGYSAAHVRTEQLKFARTGVTLLTLVTLLAVVGFVDDLLGVRRRRNLGLRKRGKTAGQLLAASGFALLALNWVQVSTHLSFIRDLDLNLGSTLWFVVAVVVVVGAANGVNLTDGMDGLAAGSATLAFAAFTIIAFWQFRHAAVYHVRPAAVVDLAVVAAAMMGASGGFLYWNAAPARIFMGDTGSMAIGGALAGLALLTKTLLLLPILGGLYVVETLSVIAQVISFRGFGRRVLRMAPIHHHFEVIGWPEFTVIVRFWLFAGVCVALALGLFYADFINIPGAIG; encoded by the coding sequence GTGACCTCGCTGCTCATCGCGGCGGGCACCGCGTTCACGATCGCGGTCCTCGGCACGCCGCTGCTCATCCGGCTGCTCCGCGCCCGCGGGATCGGGCAGCTCATCCGCGACGACGGGCCGTTCCGGCACCCGCACGCGGCCAAGGCGGGAACGCCGACGATGGGCGGCATCGCCCTGGTCGGCGCCGCCCTGATCGGGTACTCGGCTGCGCACGTGCGCACCGAGCAGCTGAAGTTCGCCCGCACCGGTGTCACCCTGCTGACGCTCGTGACCCTGCTCGCCGTGGTCGGCTTCGTCGACGACCTGCTCGGGGTGCGGCGGCGGCGCAACCTCGGCCTCCGGAAGCGGGGCAAGACCGCCGGCCAGCTGCTCGCCGCGTCCGGCTTCGCGCTGCTGGCCCTGAACTGGGTCCAGGTGTCCACGCACCTGTCCTTCATCCGAGACCTCGACCTCAACCTGGGCTCGACGCTGTGGTTCGTCGTCGCCGTCGTGGTGGTGGTGGGCGCGGCGAACGGGGTCAACCTCACCGACGGGATGGACGGCCTCGCCGCGGGCTCGGCCACCCTCGCGTTCGCGGCCTTCACGATCATCGCGTTCTGGCAGTTCCGCCACGCCGCCGTGTACCACGTGCGCCCCGCCGCGGTCGTCGACCTCGCCGTGGTCGCGGCGGCGATGATGGGTGCGTCGGGCGGCTTCCTGTACTGGAACGCGGCGCCGGCGCGGATCTTCATGGGCGACACCGGGTCCATGGCCATCGGCGGCGCGCTGGCGGGCCTGGCGCTGCTCACCAAGACCTTGCTGCTGCTGCCGATCCTCGGCGGCCTCTACGTCGTGGAGACGCTGAGCGTCATCGCCCAGGTCATCTCCTTCCGCGGCTTCGGGCGCCGGGTGCTCCGCATGGCGCCGATCCACCATCACTTCGAGGTGATCGGCTGGCCCGAGTTCACGGTCATCGTGCGGTTCTGGCTCTTCGCCGGCGTGTGCGTCGCGCTCGCCCTCGGCCTCTTCTACGCCGACTTCATCAACATCCCGGGAGCGATCGGCTGA
- a CDS encoding FtsQ-type POTRA domain-containing protein, translating into MTAATGVAGLRVRIDPRLRARRAAVRRDAGRRRLHRLLLGAGVVATLTVAAAVAWSPLLAVHTIVVRGAGADRAAVRAAARVRTGQPMLLVNAGGVAAAVRRLPTVASARVERDFPNTVTITVSRRVPVAWAPAGPGRAAVLDRHGDVLAVGPWPPAGLPELAGLTRVPGPGGRLHAPAAAAAAALGPSLRGRVTTVVALPGGLVALVANGPQIRFGDGTQLAAKAEAAAAVLAALVAPARYIDVSVPNAPVSG; encoded by the coding sequence GTGACCGCCGCCACCGGGGTCGCCGGCCTCCGCGTCCGCATCGACCCCCGCCTGCGCGCTCGCCGCGCCGCGGTCCGCCGCGACGCCGGCCGGCGCCGCCTCCACCGGCTCCTCCTCGGCGCCGGCGTCGTCGCCACGCTCACGGTGGCCGCCGCCGTCGCGTGGTCGCCGCTGCTCGCCGTGCACACGATCGTCGTCCGCGGCGCCGGCGCCGACCGGGCCGCGGTCCGCGCCGCGGCCCGGGTTCGGACGGGCCAGCCCATGCTCCTCGTCAACGCCGGCGGAGTCGCGGCCGCGGTCCGCCGCCTCCCGACGGTGGCCTCGGCGCGCGTCGAGCGCGACTTCCCGAACACGGTCACGATCACCGTGTCCCGCCGGGTGCCGGTCGCCTGGGCCCCCGCCGGGCCGGGCCGCGCCGCCGTCCTCGACCGGCACGGCGACGTCCTGGCCGTCGGGCCCTGGCCGCCGGCCGGCCTCCCCGAGCTGGCCGGGCTGACCCGCGTCCCGGGGCCGGGCGGGCGCCTGCACGCGCCCGCCGCCGCGGCCGCGGCCGCGCTCGGGCCGTCCCTGCGGGGCCGGGTCACCACCGTGGTCGCCCTGCCCGGCGGGCTCGTCGCCCTCGTGGCCAACGGCCCCCAGATCCGCTTCGGGGACGGCACCCAGCTGGCGGCCAAGGCCGAGGCGGCGGCGGCGGTGCTCGCCGCCCTCGTCGCCCCCGCCCGCTACATCGACGTCAGCGTGCCGAACGCGCCGGTGTCGGGGTAG
- the murF gene encoding UDP-N-acetylmuramoyl-tripeptide--D-alanyl-D-alanine ligase, giving the protein MELTAAEIATDTGGRLAGPEAARATSFAIDSRVLEPGACFVALVAERDGHDFVPHAWERGATVALVSRPVGPAPPGRSVVEVRDSLAALGRLGGAARRRLADVPVVAVTGSAGKTATKDLTAAALAASRRVHASPASFNNEAGVPLTLLGAPPDVEVVVTEMGARFAGNLTALAAIAAPTIGIVTHVGLAHAGHLGGPDGIAAAKGELLEALPAEGLAIVNADCGSATTLAACTRARVTRVGLAADADVRVVGLSVDARVRPRFTLVTPAGEAPVALALHGEHHATNAAMAAAAALELGVPLDVAAAGLGTARPAARRMEIAPTPDGVLLVNDAYNSSPSSAAAALRALGQLDVSGRRVAVLGEMLELGGHGPEAHAELGALAASVGVDLVITVGAGADPIAATARAGGVAVVQAPDPCAAVGVVRSEVRTGDAVLVKASRAVGLDVVADALQPADRNSGGTP; this is encoded by the coding sequence GTGGAGCTGACCGCGGCGGAGATCGCGACCGACACCGGGGGCCGGCTCGCGGGACCCGAGGCGGCGCGCGCGACCTCGTTCGCGATCGACTCGCGGGTGCTCGAGCCGGGCGCCTGCTTCGTCGCCCTCGTGGCCGAGCGGGACGGCCACGACTTCGTGCCCCACGCCTGGGAGCGGGGCGCGACCGTCGCGCTGGTGAGCCGACCGGTCGGCCCGGCGCCTCCCGGGCGGAGTGTGGTGGAGGTCCGAGACAGCCTGGCCGCCCTCGGTCGCCTCGGTGGCGCCGCCCGCCGCCGGCTGGCCGACGTGCCCGTCGTCGCGGTCACCGGCTCCGCCGGGAAGACGGCGACGAAGGACCTCACCGCGGCGGCGCTGGCGGCCAGCCGGCGGGTGCACGCCAGCCCGGCGTCGTTCAACAACGAGGCCGGCGTGCCCCTCACCCTGCTCGGCGCGCCGCCAGACGTCGAGGTCGTGGTGACCGAGATGGGCGCGCGGTTCGCCGGCAACCTGACGGCGCTGGCCGCGATCGCCGCGCCCACCATCGGCATCGTCACCCACGTGGGCCTCGCCCACGCCGGCCACCTCGGTGGCCCGGACGGGATCGCGGCGGCCAAGGGGGAGCTGCTCGAGGCCCTCCCCGCCGAGGGCCTGGCCATCGTGAACGCCGACTGCGGCTCCGCGACGACGCTCGCGGCCTGCACCCGGGCGCGGGTCACGCGCGTCGGCCTCGCCGCCGACGCCGACGTCCGCGTCGTCGGGCTCAGCGTCGACGCGCGCGTCCGGCCCCGCTTCACCCTCGTGACGCCGGCGGGCGAGGCCCCGGTGGCGCTGGCGCTCCACGGCGAGCACCACGCCACGAACGCGGCGATGGCCGCCGCCGCCGCGCTCGAGCTCGGCGTGCCCCTCGACGTCGCCGCGGCCGGCCTGGGGACCGCCCGCCCCGCGGCGCGGCGCATGGAGATCGCACCGACCCCCGACGGGGTGCTGCTCGTCAACGACGCCTACAACTCGAGCCCGAGCTCGGCCGCGGCGGCGCTGCGCGCCCTCGGCCAGCTCGACGTCTCGGGCCGGCGGGTCGCCGTGCTCGGCGAGATGCTCGAGCTGGGCGGGCACGGGCCCGAGGCCCACGCCGAGCTCGGGGCGCTCGCGGCCTCGGTCGGCGTCGACCTGGTCATCACGGTCGGCGCCGGCGCGGACCCGATCGCGGCGACGGCCCGCGCCGGGGGCGTCGCCGTCGTGCAGGCTCCGGATCCTTGCGCCGCCGTCGGCGTCGTGCGGTCCGAGGTGCGGACGGGCGACGCGGTCCTCGTGAAGGCCAGCCGCGCGGTCGGGCTCGACGTCGTGGCCGACGCCCTCCAGCCCGCCGACCGGAACTCGGGCGGGACGCCGTGA
- a CDS encoding UDP-N-acetylglucosamine--N-acetylmuramyl-(pentapeptide) pyrophosphoryl-undecaprenol N-acetylglucosamine transferase: MTAAATPTAVFALVTGGGTGGHVYPALAVAEALVDRGHDPAAIRFVGGRRGLEVTAVPAAGFRLDALPGRGLRRRLDVAAWRDNAGALVGTGRALGQAWRLVRRTRPRVVLGVGGYASLPCVVSARLAGVPTVVHEQNAAPGLTNRLAVRLGAHPAVSLPCTPLRGAVLTGNPVRRAITVVQRTPDPTRPLVLVFGGSLGARRLNEAALGLYDRWRDRADVAVCHVSGRRDHADCARDLAALRRAGDRLAYELVEYEEHLERRYGQAAVAVCRAGAVTVAELTVTGLPAILVPLPGAPHDHQTANAAALAAAGAATLVPDRDADAARLAAELDALLGAPDRLEAMSRAARALARPDAAARVADLVEAVARA, from the coding sequence ATGACGGCCGCCGCCACGCCGACGGCCGTGTTCGCCCTCGTCACCGGCGGCGGCACCGGCGGCCACGTGTACCCGGCCCTCGCGGTCGCGGAGGCGCTCGTGGACCGCGGCCACGACCCGGCCGCGATCCGCTTCGTCGGCGGTCGCCGCGGCCTCGAGGTGACCGCAGTGCCTGCGGCCGGGTTCCGGCTCGACGCCCTCCCGGGCCGGGGGCTGCGACGGCGCCTCGACGTCGCGGCGTGGCGCGACAACGCCGGGGCCCTCGTCGGGACCGGCCGCGCCCTCGGCCAGGCGTGGCGGCTCGTGCGGCGCACCCGCCCCCGCGTCGTCCTCGGCGTGGGCGGGTACGCGTCGCTGCCCTGCGTGGTCAGCGCCCGCCTCGCCGGCGTCCCCACCGTCGTGCACGAGCAGAACGCGGCCCCCGGGCTCACGAACCGGCTCGCGGTGCGCCTCGGCGCGCACCCCGCGGTGTCGCTGCCCTGCACGCCGCTGCGGGGCGCGGTCCTCACCGGCAACCCGGTGCGGCGCGCGATCACGGTCGTGCAGCGCACCCCGGATCCCACCCGTCCTCTAGTCCTCGTCTTCGGCGGCAGCCTCGGCGCCCGGCGACTCAACGAGGCTGCGCTCGGCCTCTACGACCGGTGGCGAGACCGCGCCGACGTCGCCGTGTGCCACGTCAGCGGCCGCCGCGACCACGCCGACTGCGCGCGCGACCTCGCCGCGCTGCGCCGGGCCGGTGACCGCCTCGCGTACGAGCTCGTCGAGTACGAGGAGCACCTCGAGCGGCGATACGGACAGGCCGCGGTCGCCGTCTGCCGCGCCGGCGCCGTCACCGTCGCCGAGCTCACGGTCACCGGGCTGCCCGCGATCCTCGTGCCGCTGCCCGGCGCGCCCCACGACCACCAGACCGCAAACGCGGCGGCGCTCGCCGCCGCCGGGGCGGCGACGCTCGTCCCCGACCGCGACGCCGACGCGGCCCGACTCGCGGCCGAGCTCGACGCGCTCCTCGGCGCGCCGGACCGGCTCGAGGCCATGAGCCGCGCCGCCCGCGCCCTGGCCCGCCCCGACGCCGCCGCCCGCGTCGCCGACCTCGTCGAGGCGGTGGCCCGTGCCTGA
- the murB gene encoding UDP-N-acetylmuramate dehydrogenase, with product MSLGALAAALTSALPPGAVRRAVPVADLTTYRLGGPVDVMVRVTTDAELAVVAAAAGRADPPPAVLVLGRGSNLLVADRGFPGLGVLLAGDFEAIELDPAGVVRAGGGTPLPVLARRAAAAGLGGLEFYVGIPGSVGGAVRMNAGGHGRDTAAVLRLAFTVDLLARAEAPRARAAADLDLGYRHSALGPSEVVTRAEFTATPDDPDACAARIEEVVRWRRQHQPGGANAGSVFRNPPGDSAGRLIDAVGLKGLRFGGALVSPKHANFFQAEPGATADDVAMLVAEVQARVDAATGVHLEPELQLVGFEQEARR from the coding sequence GTGAGCCTCGGTGCGCTCGCCGCCGCGCTCACGTCGGCGCTGCCCCCCGGCGCGGTGCGGCGCGCCGTGCCCGTCGCCGACCTCACCACCTACCGCCTCGGCGGCCCCGTCGACGTCATGGTCCGCGTCACGACCGACGCCGAGCTCGCGGTCGTGGCCGCCGCGGCCGGGCGCGCCGACCCGCCGCCGGCGGTGCTCGTCCTCGGGCGGGGCTCGAACCTGCTCGTCGCCGACCGCGGCTTCCCCGGGCTCGGCGTCCTGCTCGCCGGCGACTTCGAGGCGATCGAGCTCGACCCGGCCGGGGTCGTCCGCGCCGGGGGTGGCACCCCGCTGCCGGTGCTGGCCCGGCGGGCCGCCGCCGCCGGCCTCGGCGGGCTCGAGTTCTACGTCGGGATCCCCGGCTCGGTCGGCGGCGCGGTGCGCATGAACGCCGGCGGGCACGGCCGCGACACCGCGGCGGTGTTGCGACTGGCGTTCACGGTCGACCTCCTCGCCCGGGCCGAAGCGCCGCGCGCCCGGGCCGCCGCCGACCTCGACCTCGGCTACCGGCACTCGGCCCTCGGTCCGAGCGAGGTCGTCACCAGGGCCGAGTTCACCGCCACCCCCGACGACCCCGACGCGTGCGCGGCCCGCATCGAGGAGGTGGTGCGCTGGCGCCGCCAGCACCAGCCCGGCGGCGCCAACGCGGGCTCGGTGTTCCGCAACCCGCCGGGCGACTCGGCCGGCCGGCTCATCGACGCCGTCGGCCTCAAGGGCCTCCGGTTCGGCGGCGCGCTCGTGTCGCCGAAGCACGCCAACTTCTTCCAGGCCGAGCCCGGGGCCACCGCCGACGACGTCGCCATGCTCGTCGCCGAGGTCCAGGCGCGCGTCGACGCCGCCACCGGCGTTCACCTCGAGCCCGAGCTGCAGCTCGTGGGCTTCGAGCAGGAGGCCCGGCGGTGA
- a CDS encoding polyphenol oxidase family protein, with protein sequence MAWTDRHGGVSTGRYSTANLSTRSADDPAAVRENRARLATTLGLGDPDRWWWLHQVHGAAVLDADEPPPAAVPPADAAVTTTAGRPLAVLTADCAPVVLASDDAVAVVHAGWVGLLTGVVAAAVDRLRARGRGPVRAAIGPCIHPDRYAFGADDLGRVVAAYGPTVAARTADGGPALDLPAAVRAALAGVGVTDVHDVGVCTAASADHFSYRRDGETGRQAVVAVLG encoded by the coding sequence ATCGCCTGGACCGACCGGCACGGCGGCGTCTCCACCGGCCGCTACTCCACCGCCAACCTGTCCACCCGCAGCGCCGACGACCCCGCCGCCGTGCGCGAGAACCGGGCCCGGCTCGCCACCACGCTCGGGCTCGGCGACCCCGACCGCTGGTGGTGGCTGCACCAGGTGCACGGCGCCGCCGTCCTCGACGCCGACGAGCCGCCCCCGGCCGCGGTGCCGCCCGCCGACGCCGCCGTGACCACCACCGCCGGCCGGCCGCTGGCCGTCCTCACCGCCGACTGCGCCCCGGTCGTGCTCGCCAGCGACGACGCCGTCGCCGTCGTCCACGCCGGCTGGGTCGGGCTGCTCACCGGCGTCGTAGCGGCCGCGGTCGACCGGCTCCGGGCCCGGGGCCGGGGCCCGGTCCGGGCCGCCATCGGCCCCTGCATCCACCCCGACCGGTACGCCTTCGGGGCCGACGACCTCGGCCGCGTCGTCGCCGCCTACGGGCCCACGGTCGCGGCCCGCACCGCCGACGGCGGGCCCGCCCTCGACCTCCCGGCGGCGGTCCGGGCCGCCCTCGCCGGGGTCGGGGTCACCGACGTCCACGACGTCGGCGTGTGCACGGCGGCGTCGGCCGACCACTTCTCCTACCGCCGCGACGGCGAGACCGGCCGCCAGGCCGTGGTGGCCGTCCTCGGGTGA
- the ftsW gene encoding putative lipid II flippase FtsW: protein MPSATRHRWSTRAPARSGPAAGAAPPAHYLLLVITVAVLNVVGVVMVLSASSVVSLTTYGSAWYFFERQLIWTVLGAVAFVVASRIDYRRWRDWARPLLVVTAGLLVLVLVPHFGTYVAGSRRWLGIGSWRFQPTELAKLTVVLFAADLLTRREHELHDWRATLRPVVAVVAGLGGLVFLEPDLDSTILLGLIAAAVLLVGGVRLRHLATAATCGVTLATILAFSAPYRRARLLTFLHPTATAGNGGYQIVQSLIALGSGGVAGVGLGAGRAKWLFLPNAHTDFIFAVIGEELGLVGALAVLGLFVAFAVLGVRAAHRAPDRFGLLLAAGITAWVVGQAAVNIGGVVGLLPVSGVPLPFVSFGGSALVFTMLAAGVLANVARQAR, encoded by the coding sequence ATGCCGTCCGCCACCCGCCATCGCTGGTCGACCCGGGCTCCGGCCCGCTCGGGGCCCGCCGCGGGGGCGGCGCCGCCCGCTCACTACCTCCTCCTCGTGATCACGGTGGCGGTCCTGAACGTCGTCGGCGTGGTCATGGTGCTCTCGGCGTCGTCGGTGGTGTCGCTCACCACGTACGGGTCGGCCTGGTACTTCTTCGAGCGGCAGCTGATCTGGACCGTGCTCGGCGCCGTCGCGTTCGTGGTCGCGTCCCGCATCGACTACCGACGGTGGCGCGACTGGGCGCGGCCCCTGCTCGTCGTCACCGCCGGCCTCCTCGTGCTCGTCCTCGTGCCGCACTTCGGCACGTACGTCGCCGGCTCGCGCCGGTGGCTCGGGATCGGCAGCTGGCGGTTCCAGCCCACCGAGCTGGCGAAGCTGACGGTCGTCCTCTTCGCCGCCGACCTGCTCACGCGCCGCGAGCACGAGCTGCACGACTGGCGGGCCACGCTCCGACCGGTCGTCGCCGTCGTCGCCGGCCTCGGCGGGCTCGTCTTCCTCGAGCCCGACCTCGACTCCACGATCCTCCTCGGGCTCATCGCGGCGGCGGTGCTGCTGGTCGGCGGCGTGCGGCTCCGCCACCTCGCCACCGCGGCCACGTGCGGCGTGACCCTCGCCACGATCCTCGCCTTCTCGGCCCCGTACCGGCGGGCCCGCCTGCTCACCTTCCTGCACCCGACGGCGACCGCCGGCAACGGCGGCTACCAGATCGTCCAGTCGCTCATTGCGCTGGGCAGCGGCGGGGTCGCCGGGGTCGGGCTCGGGGCCGGGCGGGCCAAGTGGCTGTTCCTGCCGAACGCGCACACCGACTTCATCTTCGCCGTCATCGGCGAGGAGCTCGGGCTCGTCGGCGCGCTGGCCGTCCTCGGGCTCTTCGTGGCCTTCGCCGTCCTCGGGGTCCGGGCCGCCCACCGCGCCCCCGACCGCTTCGGCCTCCTCCTCGCGGCCGGGATCACGGCCTGGGTCGTCGGCCAGGCGGCCGTGAACATCGGCGGTGTCGTGGGCCTGCTCCCCGTGTCGGGGGTCCCGCTCCCGTTCGTGTCGTTCGGCGGCTCGGCCTTGGTCTTCACGATGCTCGCCGCCGGCGTCCTCGCCAACGTGGCGCGCCAGGCCCGATGA
- the murC gene encoding UDP-N-acetylmuramate--L-alanine ligase codes for MPELDLSRPRVVHIVGMGGAGMSAIAAVLARMGHRVSGSDLKDSHALDRLRLLGVDAFIGHAAANVPGDVDAVVHSSAIPPTNPEVVAAADRGARVLRRAEALRALVATRRSIAVAGSHGKTTTSSMLALCLRAAGWRPTFLIGGDLNEVGSNAAYDDGDWLVVEADESDGTFLELAPEAAVVTNVAPDHLDHYGSFERLVDAFAAFLDRVPGARVVCVDDPVAARLAAERPGVRTYGFTADDYRLDDYRGGRAGSRFRLHRGDEPLGLLELPVPGRHNALNATGAAAVALELGVPFEDVARALRGFGGVARRFQFRGEIDGVTIIDDYAHNPGKVAAVLEAAREGGWRRVVAVFQPHRYTRTATLWRDYADAFLDADQVVLTDVYAAGEAPQPGVSGRLVLRAVLDAHPDTPVTYLPRRADVVAHALHLARPGDVLVTLGAGDLTTVPDEWLAAREADP; via the coding sequence GTGCCTGAGCTCGACCTCAGCCGGCCGCGGGTGGTGCACATCGTCGGGATGGGCGGCGCCGGGATGAGCGCCATCGCCGCGGTGCTGGCTCGGATGGGCCACCGGGTCAGCGGCTCCGACCTCAAGGACTCGCACGCGCTCGACCGGCTGCGGCTGCTCGGCGTCGACGCCTTCATCGGTCACGCCGCGGCGAACGTCCCCGGCGACGTCGACGCCGTCGTGCACTCGAGCGCCATCCCGCCGACGAACCCCGAGGTCGTGGCGGCCGCCGACCGGGGCGCACGCGTCCTGCGCCGGGCCGAGGCGCTGCGCGCCCTCGTCGCCACCCGCCGCTCGATCGCGGTGGCGGGCAGCCACGGCAAGACGACCACGTCGTCGATGCTGGCCCTCTGCCTGCGCGCGGCGGGCTGGCGGCCGACCTTCCTCATCGGGGGCGACCTCAACGAGGTCGGCTCGAACGCCGCCTACGACGACGGCGACTGGCTCGTCGTGGAGGCCGACGAGAGCGACGGCACGTTCCTCGAGCTGGCGCCCGAGGCGGCGGTCGTCACGAACGTCGCCCCCGACCACCTCGACCACTACGGCAGCTTCGAGCGGCTGGTCGACGCCTTCGCCGCCTTCCTCGACCGCGTGCCCGGCGCGCGGGTCGTGTGCGTCGACGACCCCGTCGCCGCCCGGCTCGCGGCCGAGCGACCGGGCGTGCGCACGTACGGCTTCACCGCCGACGACTACCGGCTCGACGACTACCGCGGCGGCCGGGCGGGCAGCCGCTTCCGGCTCCACCGCGGCGACGAGCCGCTCGGCCTGCTCGAGCTGCCCGTCCCCGGCCGCCACAACGCGCTGAACGCCACCGGCGCCGCCGCCGTCGCGCTCGAGCTCGGCGTCCCGTTCGAGGACGTGGCGCGCGCCCTCCGCGGCTTCGGCGGCGTGGCGCGCCGCTTCCAGTTCCGCGGCGAGATCGACGGCGTCACCATCATCGACGACTACGCCCACAACCCCGGGAAGGTCGCAGCCGTCCTCGAGGCGGCACGCGAGGGCGGCTGGCGGCGGGTCGTCGCCGTGTTCCAGCCCCACCGCTACACGCGCACGGCGACGCTCTGGCGCGACTACGCCGACGCCTTCCTCGACGCCGACCAGGTGGTCCTCACCGACGTGTACGCGGCGGGGGAGGCGCCCCAGCCGGGCGTGTCGGGGCGGCTGGTCCTGCGCGCCGTCCTCGACGCGCACCCCGACACGCCGGTGACCTACCTCCCTCGCCGGGCCGACGTCGTCGCGCACGCGCTCCACCTGGCGCGCCCCGGCGACGTCCTCGTCACCCTCGGCGCCGGCGACCTGACCACCGTGCCCGACGAGTGGCTGGCGGCGCGGGAGGCGGACCCGTGA
- the ftsZ gene encoding cell division protein FtsZ, protein MGDPQNYLAVIKVVGVGGGGCNAVNRMIDAGLKGTEFVAVNTDAQALLVSDADVKLDIGRQLTRGLGAGSDPDVGRQAAEDHRDEIEEVLKGADMVFVTAGEGGGTGTGGAPIVAEVARNMGALTIAIVTRPFGFEGRRRAVQADAGISRMREKVDTLIVIPNDRLLDVADEKASLLSAFRLADDVLLQGVQGITDLITTPGLINTDFADVRVIMQNAGTALMGVGESSGEGRAVGAARIAISSSLLEASIEGARGLLLNVAGPSDLGLFEVNEAAEIVKETAHPDANIIFGASIDDSLGETIRITVIAAGFDRFEGERHPEGGRRRIEPMVGMPVRDEPGEGAAGRDEDDDFDVPEFLR, encoded by the coding sequence CTGGGCGACCCCCAGAACTACCTGGCCGTGATCAAGGTGGTCGGCGTCGGCGGCGGGGGCTGCAACGCCGTGAACCGCATGATCGACGCCGGCTTGAAGGGCACCGAGTTCGTCGCCGTGAACACCGACGCGCAGGCGCTGCTCGTCAGCGACGCCGACGTGAAGCTCGACATCGGCCGCCAGCTCACCCGCGGCCTCGGCGCCGGCTCGGACCCCGACGTCGGCCGGCAGGCCGCCGAGGACCACCGCGACGAGATCGAAGAGGTGCTGAAGGGCGCCGACATGGTGTTCGTCACCGCCGGTGAGGGCGGTGGGACCGGCACCGGCGGGGCCCCGATCGTCGCCGAGGTCGCCCGCAACATGGGGGCGCTCACCATCGCCATCGTCACCCGCCCGTTCGGGTTCGAGGGCCGGCGCCGGGCGGTGCAGGCCGACGCCGGCATCAGCCGGATGCGCGAGAAGGTCGACACCCTCATCGTGATCCCGAACGACCGCCTCCTCGACGTCGCCGACGAGAAGGCGTCGCTGCTCAGCGCCTTCCGGCTCGCCGACGACGTCCTCCTGCAGGGCGTCCAGGGCATCACCGACCTCATCACCACCCCCGGCCTCATCAACACCGACTTCGCCGACGTGCGGGTGATCATGCAGAACGCCGGCACCGCCCTCATGGGCGTCGGCGAATCGTCGGGCGAGGGCCGGGCCGTCGGCGCGGCGCGCATCGCCATCTCCAGCTCGCTGCTCGAGGCGAGCATCGAGGGCGCACGCGGGCTGCTCCTCAACGTGGCCGGGCCGTCGGACCTCGGGCTCTTCGAGGTCAACGAGGCGGCCGAGATCGTGAAGGAGACCGCGCACCCCGACGCCAACATCATCTTCGGGGCCTCGATCGACGACTCGCTCGGGGAGACGATCCGAATCACCGTGATCGCGGCCGGCTTCGACCGCTTCGAGGGCGAGCGCCACCCCGAGGGCGGGCGCCGGCGAATCGAGCCGATGGTCGGGATGCCCGTGCGGGACGAGCCCGGCGAGGGCGCAGCCGGCCGGGACGAGGACGACGACTTCGACGTCCCCGAGTTCCTGCGCTGA
- a CDS encoding YggS family pyridoxal phosphate-dependent enzyme codes for MTDVAARVAAVRARIAAAAARSGRDPGSVTLVAASKTVPADRVAEAVAAGVRDVGENRAQELLAKAPALAAAPPRWHFVGPLQRNKVKALAPWVTWWQTVDRVELGTVIARHAPAAQVLVEVNLGREPQKAGCAPEATGGLVDALRGVGLVVAGLMTVPPLGDDPRRWFARLRDLAAAATLQELSMGMTDDFEVAVEEGATMVRVGRALFGDRPPSQAPQQ; via the coding sequence GTGACCGACGTCGCCGCCCGGGTGGCCGCGGTCCGGGCCCGCATCGCCGCGGCCGCCGCCCGGTCCGGTCGAGACCCGGGCTCGGTGACCCTCGTCGCCGCCAGCAAGACCGTGCCGGCCGACCGGGTGGCCGAGGCCGTCGCGGCCGGGGTGCGCGACGTGGGCGAGAACCGGGCCCAGGAGCTGCTGGCGAAGGCGCCGGCGCTGGCGGCGGCCCCACCCCGCTGGCACTTCGTCGGCCCCCTCCAGCGCAACAAGGTGAAGGCCCTCGCCCCGTGGGTGACGTGGTGGCAGACGGTGGACCGGGTCGAGCTCGGGACGGTCATCGCCCGGCACGCGCCGGCGGCCCAGGTCCTCGTCGAGGTGAACCTGGGCCGCGAGCCGCAGAAGGCCGGCTGCGCGCCCGAGGCCACCGGGGGTCTGGTCGACGCCCTCCGCGGGGTCGGGCTCGTCGTCGCCGGGCTCATGACCGTGCCCCCGCTCGGCGACGACCCCCGCCGGTGGTTCGCCCGGCTGCGAGACCTCGCCGCCGCGGCGACGCTGCAGGAGCTGTCGATGGGCATGACCGACGACTTCGAGGTGGCGGTTGAGGAGGGCGCGACGATGGTGCGGGTGGGCCGGGCCCTCTTCGGTGACCGTCCCCCGTCACAGGCGCCCCAGCAGTAA